Within Lactobacillus amylovorus DSM 20531, the genomic segment CAGTAATGTAGAAGCTGGCTTCTTGTCTAAGAGTTTTAGCAGTTTCAAAAACTTCTTCTGATACATCATTCTTACGAACTACCCCTTGGAAAAATGCAGTACCATCACGTAATTGCAAAAAGATAATCTTTCCGCTTGATCGTTTATCTGTAAGCCAAACATGCATTTTTACTTCTTCATCAACATGCTTGGAAGAATCTTTAATTGAAATCAATTCTGTCATAAAATTCCTATCCACCTTTTTATCATTTATACAATGTACATAATACCAAAGTTTCTACAAATTATCGACTTCTGAGATATCATTTCCATCTTTAAATTCATATAAAGTATAACCTAGATTGCCATTTTGCTTTTTGTAAGCAACTTCCCAAACAGCTTCACCTTTATACCAACCCAGATTAATATGATTAATTGTAGCATCTGAATGAGAAGATTTAAACTTATTTTTAATATTCACTTCACTTACACCCTTGTTAGCAGGATATAAATAAGCCTTCTTAGAATTAGGCAAATAAATGAAGTAGTAGCCCTTCCCCTTTTTATTTGTACCATTAATTGCGTAGCTTCTTGTGCCACGGTCTAAATGATAATACTTAGAGATATTGGTAATTGGCGTTTTGCTTCTAGCCAATTCAGCTATTCTTTGATCATTGCCCCTGCTCTTTGAGCCTGCAGCGTAAAAAATTGCAATACTTACAAAGAAAGCAATAATGATTAAACCAATTACCCATGCTACAAATTTAATTGTTTGCCTTGTATCATCTTGTATCATAACTATTTATTTCTTAACTTCTTTTTTAGTTCTTTCAATGTTACTTTTTCAACTTTTACAGGAATCGACTGCAAAAATGCATCCCCATAATTTTTGGTCCAGATCCTTGAATCCAAGATAACGAATTGTCCATGATCATGTTCGCCACGGATCAAGCGTCCCATTCCTTGTCTAAAGCGAATAATCGCGCGAGGAAGACTATCTTTTTCAAATACGTTAACTCCCTGGTCCTCTAGTTTCTTCTGCCTTAATCGCACCTCAGGCTGATCTGGAGACTCAAATGGAAGGCGAGCCGCAAATACGGTATCAATACTACAATCGTGGAAATCAATTCCTTCCCAAAAACTATCAGCTCCTATAATAATTGCTTTTTTAGCAATTACAAATCTTTTAGCAATTCGATTGTTGGAACCTGACATACCTTGGGCCAAAATCTCAAAGTCTTTCAGCTCAGGTGCATTTAAAATTTCAGTAAAGACATCATGAATCTTATCAAGATTAGTCATTAAAACCAACACGTGATTTTTATCTGCTAAATCGTTAACCATAATTTGAGCAATGTCTTTTTGATAGTCTTCACTATCTGGATTAGGCATATTAGTTACAGCAAAAGCTTCCAAATGTTTCTTCATATTAAAGGTACTCTTGCCAATATACTTAACTAAATTCATCTTGCTCAAAGCCAACTGACTAATTGCATAATCAAAATTATGATCACTAGTCAATGTAGCACTGACAAATGCAATATGATCAAAACGACTATAAATTTGATTAAGAACATCGCTTGCATCAAGCATTAACCAATCTAAGTTAGTACTGAGCGGATCCTCTGGATTAGTGATCATCAAAATAAAGCCATCTTGAGCTAAATTCTTTTGATCGGATAACAAGTCGGCCAATTGATAGCCTTTTTCAGAATAATAGTCTAACCGATCGATTTGCTCAGTAATGTCGCTAACTAAAGCTTCAACATTTGCCAGCATTCTTTCTTGCTCATGATAAAGTTCAAACAAAGTCTGATTGGTTAATTCTCTAACCTCTTCTAGTTTTTGTTGAAACTTAGGCAATATTTGTTTAAAACGACTATCTTGATTGAATAAGCCCTTACCCTGAAAACTAAGTTCAAGAGTCCCGTTAGGCAAGTTAACCTTATTGATGGCATTATCATGCTGTGCATAGAGTTGTTTTTGCAACTCATTAATCAAATTGATTAACTCCAAGATCATAGGATCTAGCTTAGTCAATAAGAAATTGATCTGCACATTATCGTTAAATTGGCTTTCTACGCTGTCATTTGAATAATATAGCAAATTGCGTAAATGACTCAGGACACCCCAAAGTGATTCAAAACGCATGGAATCATTGCGAGAACTAATTACATTATCCGCAAAACGGTGAGCCTCATCAATTACCAAATAAGGATTTTGACCCCAGATAGTATCCATATAGTGGTTAGCCAGATAAGCATGATTGGTAACTAAAATATCGGCTTCTTCTTGCTTACGACGAGCCAAATTCCAAAAATCAACTTCCGCAAATCGACTACCCACACGAGCATCCCCCGGATGTTGGATCTGAGCAAATAGCGGTGTATTGTAATTGGTTAAATTCAACTCATCCAAATCGCCAGTCTTAGTTTTGGTCAGCCAAACCAAAATTTGCATCTGCAAAATCAAAGTTGACTTATTAGGCGTCCTCTGGAAAATCGTTTGCACAAAACCATCTAGGTCTAGATAACGACTACTTGATTTAACAACCTCAGCCTTCAAATCAAGCTTTGTCACCTTCAGTAGCTGTGGAATTTCTCTTTCCATTACTTGTTCTTGCAAAACCTTAGTTGGTGTCGCAATTACCAATTTTCTTCCTGAATATAACTGATAAGCATAAGCAAATATATAAGAAAAAGTCTTCCCCGTACCGTTAGGCGCTTCTACCAACATTGCGTTTTTCTCAGGATTATTAATGAACTGATGCAAATGATTGATTAAATCAACTTGTGCTCTACGAAAATGTAATTTTCCTTTAAACAGCTTACGCTTATCATTATCATTTTGCGGAAATGTGCCATTTTCGCCATGACTGTCAAAATGCTCATTTTGCTTTTGCAAAATAATGTTACGTACCTGCATATATTCTGCAGGTAACGGCCTTTTTTCTTGTCTTAGACTATCCGCAATCGTTGTGATTACCCAAGATGTATCTCGAATTAAGCCATGTGACAAAGAACTTAACGTATTAAGCGTTGCTTGAGGTAAAGTTGCAAGCTGCTTAATAATTTTAATTAACAGCACAGCTGTGCCATAGGCATCTGAATCAGCCTTATGCGGATTTAAATGTTTAATTTCAAGTTGAGCTGTTAAATCGCTTAACTTATACGATGGTAAAGTTGGAAAAGCAATTTTAGCTAATTCAACCGTATCAATTGCTTTATTGGTTAACGCATCATAGCCATGTTGCGTTAATTCATAATTCAAGAATGGCAAATCAAAATCAACATTATGAGCCACAAATACCGTATTTTGCAAAATTTTGATTATTTTTGGTGCATAAAAATCAAAATCTTTTTGCTTTTGCACATCTTCATTACTAATACCAGTTAAATTAACAACAGATTGAGGTATTTCACGATGGGGATTAATCATAAAAGAGTAAGTTTTGACAACTTTAAGATTTTTAATAATTGCACACCCAAACTGAATAATGTGATGGCCATTTTCTCGTTGAGTTCCTGTAGTTTCTAGATCCACTACAGCAAAGATATCTTTTGCGAATATTTTTGCCATCCTGCTCCTCCCTTCTTGTTTACTTAACTTCTACTGCTTGTTTAGCATCAAGCAAAATTAAATACTTTCCAATTACTTTCTTAGTACTAAATTCATTTAATGCTCGTTCATATAAACGAAGCTGTCCGGTATATTTTTCTTTAATTAATTCTATTGCTTCATCTAAATGCGATTTGTCTACATGATCAGTTTTGTAGTCAAACAAAATAATACCATTATTTATAATAAAATAGCCATCAATCGTACCATGAACCAAAATTTTTGCATTTGGATCACTAAAATCATCAAACAAGGTTCTGGCAGACAGCAAACTAGAGAAATCAACTTCTCTTTTTAAATCTTCTGGTCTTTGCCAAAAATCTTTAGCAAAATCACTATGGACAAACCATTCAATTTGATCTTTTTTAAGACTCGAAACAATGTCCGCATTCAATTTCTTCTGTTCAATTAAATGCTGAATCTCTTGCTCAAGCTGTTCATCACTTCCGTCACCAGTATAATCATAGTATTGCAAAATCAAGTGTGTGGCAGTACCGATCTCCGCCCCGGTAAACTTAGTTTGATAGAGGAAACTTGGTTTCGTATCGATCGGCTGCAAATACCGGTTAGTTGAGGCCAGCAAATGCGAATTCTCCAGCTCCGCTTCATCTGGGTCATTGAAGGCCTTTTTAATTTCAGAAACAGCCTGGTAAGCAGTAGTTGCAATTGCATCTTTAAAAGGATAATCAAATTGATAAAGCTTAGTAGCAGTTTCTGTCAGTGTTTTAATTTCTGGCTCGCTATCTTTACGAGTTTCCTTTTCTTCATTGACAGCATTATTTGCAATTGCATCATCATCTGAAAAATCTACGAAGAGAATTGGCTGACTCTGATCAAGCGAATTCGTAATATCACTAATTCTCATTGCTACACGACGATCAAAAGCTAATGCGGGGCCCATAAAGCTTAATGGTGTTGTTGCAGCTAATTTATCTGCCAATGATAACTGACCTTCATGATCCAACTCGTTAGACCAGTCTTTGACCTTTTTATCAAAACTAGGAATATCACCAACCATAATTAACTTTTGCTTAGCTCGCGTTAAAGCTACATAGAGAATACGAGCTTCTTCTTCAAGCAATTGTCTTTTCTTAGTAATATTACCCATTGCCTTAACTAAGGAGTCAATTCGATAATGCTCCTCTCTTAAGGTAACACCTAAACCATCAGCATTAATGACATAGTTACCCTTTAAATCGTGCAACTGATACTGATGATGCATCCCTAAATAAAAGACAATTGGAAATTCCAGACCCTTAGAACCGTGGATAGTCATCAATCTTACTGCATTTCCCGCCTCTTTAGTTAAAAGCGGTTGAGCTAAATCCTTTTGACTTTGACGCATGCGATTAATAAAGTTGATGAATTGATATAATCCTTTAAAGCCAGCACTTTCATAAGAAGCAGCTCTCTCATAAAGTGCTTCCAAATTGACCCGACGCTGCTCACCATTAGGCAAAGCAGTCATGATTTCTAACAGATTGGTTCGTGTATAAATACTCCAAATTAATTCAGAAATTCTGTGCGTAGTCGCAAACTCACGCAACGATGCCAATTGATTCAAAAAGTCTTTGCATTTATCGCTGAGCTGATCTCCCACACCAACATATGAAGTAAGGGCACTATAAAAACTGCTGTTTTTACTCTTAATTCTAATCTTAGCCAAGTCTTTTTCACCGAAATTAAAGAGTGGTGAACGCAAAACCGTAACTAGAGGAATGTCCTGATCAGGATTATCGATAATTTTCAGATAATTCATAATGACAGTTAATTCGAAAGTTTGAAAATAATTCTCGGCATCAGTCACAAACAAGGGGATATCTTGTTTGGCAAATTCCTGCATGATCTCCAGATTATCACCATGACTTCTAGTCAAAATAGCAATATCACTGTACTTCATCTCACGCATTTGTCCGCTTTTACTATCGAATACCTGCATGCGCTCTTCTTTTAGCTGCTTAATTCGTGCTAAAACCATTTGGATTTCTGAAAAATCGACCTTATCGCTGTTTTCGTCTCCACCTCTTTCTTTTTTATGAATGATTACCTCACTAGCCTTAGGCAAATTGCTTGGATAATATTTGGCACCAAAAACCAGTTGTCCTTCTTTTTGATAATCGATTCCACCAAAATTAGGACTCAAAATGCTATTAAACAGATGATTGACGGTACGAGTTACAGGTTCGGTTGATCTAAAATTATCCGAAAGCAAAATACGTTCTTCATGTTCGTTTTGTTCTTGAGCAAAATCATGGTACTTTCTTAAGAACAAACTAGGTTCAGCTTGTCTAAAGCCATAAATTGACTGCTTCACATCCCCTACCATGAACAAGGTATTCTTCCCTGGTTGTCTAACCTGTTGAATAATATTTTCCTGCAGAGCATTAATATCCTGATACTCGTCAACCAGAATTTCTTTAAATTTACTTTGATAAAAATCTCTAGCCATCTGTGAGCTAGACGTATCCTGACTGAGAATGCGATAGGCTAATTGCTCCATATCACTATAATCAATCAAGTTTTCATCACGTTTTAACTTGTTAAAACGCTCAATTAGGGCGATTTCAGCTTGCGCAATCGCAGCTACGATCTTTTGACCATCTTGCATTACTTTTACTTGTTCTTTTTCATCGGTGGCAAAAAATG encodes:
- the addA gene encoding helicase-exonuclease AddAB subunit AddA; protein product: MPQFTKEQEKAINDRGHDILVSASAGSGKTTVLVERVLREILAGTQVSELLVVTFTKAAAEEMKTRIKNALTQEMAKPGVNRRYLREQLNQVDTANISTIDAFCLEVIHRFYYSVDLDPSFQILTDETQAALLKERALREVEGEFLTNKDSDFRRFYDNFAGDRDADSPRDLLLDLYNYAMAKPEYHAWLMQLPEVYETGAEITQSNLWQNQIKPYLLDSFKGLENKINERLEETIFETKELKKVREDFSLFDQNLQNFLAALDEDKPYDEQRDLLRLCTFNGIYRKSSKWDEDLLEFYGDLQKLKDEAKSQVFDTFTAFFATDEKEQVKVMQDGQKIVAAIAQAEIALIERFNKLKRDENLIDYSDMEQLAYRILSQDTSSSQMARDFYQSKFKEILVDEYQDINALQENIIQQVRQPGKNTLFMVGDVKQSIYGFRQAEPSLFLRKYHDFAQEQNEHEERILLSDNFRSTEPVTRTVNHLFNSILSPNFGGIDYQKEGQLVFGAKYYPSNLPKASEVIIHKKERGGDENSDKVDFSEIQMVLARIKQLKEERMQVFDSKSGQMREMKYSDIAILTRSHGDNLEIMQEFAKQDIPLFVTDAENYFQTFELTVIMNYLKIIDNPDQDIPLVTVLRSPLFNFGEKDLAKIRIKSKNSSFYSALTSYVGVGDQLSDKCKDFLNQLASLREFATTHRISELIWSIYTRTNLLEIMTALPNGEQRRVNLEALYERAASYESAGFKGLYQFINFINRMRQSQKDLAQPLLTKEAGNAVRLMTIHGSKGLEFPIVFYLGMHHQYQLHDLKGNYVINADGLGVTLREEHYRIDSLVKAMGNITKKRQLLEEEARILYVALTRAKQKLIMVGDIPSFDKKVKDWSNELDHEGQLSLADKLAATTPLSFMGPALAFDRRVAMRISDITNSLDQSQPILFVDFSDDDAIANNAVNEEKETRKDSEPEIKTLTETATKLYQFDYPFKDAIATTAYQAVSEIKKAFNDPDEAELENSHLLASTNRYLQPIDTKPSFLYQTKFTGAEIGTATHLILQYYDYTGDGSDEQLEQEIQHLIEQKKLNADIVSSLKKDQIEWFVHSDFAKDFWQRPEDLKREVDFSSLLSARTLFDDFSDPNAKILVHGTIDGYFIINNGIILFDYKTDHVDKSHLDEAIELIKEKYTGQLRLYERALNEFSTKKVIGKYLILLDAKQAVEVK
- a CDS encoding helicase C-terminal domain-containing protein; the encoded protein is MAKIFAKDIFAVVDLETTGTQRENGHHIIQFGCAIIKNLKVVKTYSFMINPHREIPQSVVNLTGISNEDVQKQKDFDFYAPKIIKILQNTVFVAHNVDFDLPFLNYELTQHGYDALTNKAIDTVELAKIAFPTLPSYKLSDLTAQLEIKHLNPHKADSDAYGTAVLLIKIIKQLATLPQATLNTLSSLSHGLIRDTSWVITTIADSLRQEKRPLPAEYMQVRNIILQKQNEHFDSHGENGTFPQNDNDKRKLFKGKLHFRRAQVDLINHLHQFINNPEKNAMLVEAPNGTGKTFSYIFAYAYQLYSGRKLVIATPTKVLQEQVMEREIPQLLKVTKLDLKAEVVKSSSRYLDLDGFVQTIFQRTPNKSTLILQMQILVWLTKTKTGDLDELNLTNYNTPLFAQIQHPGDARVGSRFAEVDFWNLARRKQEEADILVTNHAYLANHYMDTIWGQNPYLVIDEAHRFADNVISSRNDSMRFESLWGVLSHLRNLLYYSNDSVESQFNDNVQINFLLTKLDPMILELINLINELQKQLYAQHDNAINKVNLPNGTLELSFQGKGLFNQDSRFKQILPKFQQKLEEVRELTNQTLFELYHEQERMLANVEALVSDITEQIDRLDYYSEKGYQLADLLSDQKNLAQDGFILMITNPEDPLSTNLDWLMLDASDVLNQIYSRFDHIAFVSATLTSDHNFDYAISQLALSKMNLVKYIGKSTFNMKKHLEAFAVTNMPNPDSEDYQKDIAQIMVNDLADKNHVLVLMTNLDKIHDVFTEILNAPELKDFEILAQGMSGSNNRIAKRFVIAKKAIIIGADSFWEGIDFHDCSIDTVFAARLPFESPDQPEVRLRQKKLEDQGVNVFEKDSLPRAIIRFRQGMGRLIRGEHDHGQFVILDSRIWTKNYGDAFLQSIPVKVEKVTLKELKKKLRNK